One segment of Curtobacterium sp. MR_MD2014 DNA contains the following:
- a CDS encoding magnesium transporter CorA family protein has product MVMTRAWRDGTAVERDFPVERVSDLLERDDGTFVWVDHVDPDPGDLDQLEDELGVHALAVEDALEHGQRPKLDRYRDSLFLVVYDVDGLDAEGELVTHEVKAFVTHRALVTIHGPDVDLGAVERRLEANADLADRGVPWLVWGLLDAVVDHATKAVEDIEARIDDLEDDLFEHGDPREQQVQRRSFRLRKALGVLRRQVVPTRDSVGSLLHGDAETIADGIRPYLRDVEDHLVTIADSVEQLRDAVSSVLDTNLNLASNRQNTVMKKVTSWAAIIAIPTAITGFFGQNVTFPGEGHWSGLAASVSLIVATSLVLYRVFKSKDWL; this is encoded by the coding sequence ATGGTCATGACACGGGCGTGGCGGGACGGCACCGCGGTGGAGCGGGACTTCCCCGTCGAACGGGTGTCGGACCTGCTGGAGCGCGACGACGGCACCTTCGTGTGGGTGGACCACGTCGACCCGGACCCCGGTGACCTGGACCAGCTCGAGGACGAGCTCGGGGTGCACGCGCTCGCGGTCGAGGACGCCCTCGAGCACGGGCAGCGGCCGAAGCTCGACCGCTACCGGGACAGCCTGTTCCTGGTCGTCTACGACGTCGACGGCCTCGACGCCGAGGGCGAGCTCGTCACGCACGAGGTGAAGGCCTTCGTCACGCACCGGGCGCTCGTGACCATCCACGGCCCCGACGTCGACCTCGGCGCCGTCGAACGGCGGCTGGAGGCGAACGCCGACCTGGCCGACCGCGGGGTGCCCTGGCTCGTCTGGGGACTCCTCGACGCCGTCGTCGACCACGCCACGAAGGCCGTCGAGGACATCGAGGCACGCATCGACGACCTCGAGGACGACCTGTTCGAGCACGGGGACCCGCGCGAGCAGCAGGTCCAGCGCCGGTCCTTCCGGCTGCGGAAGGCGCTCGGCGTGCTCCGGCGGCAGGTCGTGCCCACGCGCGACAGCGTCGGGTCCCTGCTGCACGGCGACGCCGAGACGATCGCCGACGGCATCCGCCCGTACCTCCGTGACGTCGAGGACCACCTCGTGACGATCGCGGACTCGGTCGAGCAGCTCCGCGACGCGGTGTCGAGCGTCCTCGACACGAACCTGAACCTGGCGTCGAACCGGCAGAACACCGTGATGAAGAAGGTGACGAGCTGGGCGGCGATCATCGCGATCCCGACCGCCATCACCGGGTTCTTCGGGCAGAACGTGACGTTCCCCGGGGAGGGGCACTGGAGCGGACTGGCCGCGTCGGTGTCGCTGATCGTCGCGACGTCGCTCGTGCTCTACCGCGTGTTCAAGAGCAAGGACTGGCTGTAG
- a CDS encoding SLC13 family permease, which produces MRQAVIGGVLLVVGAVCVALGLLPLSDLGALADRVVPVLAFVLGLTIVSELAADAGVFDRLADLAARVGGGRTIGLWAAVVVLAVVCTVFLSIDTTAVLLTPIVITLARRVGLPPMPFALTTVWLANTASLLLPVSNLTNLLAVDGIGLDGPIPFAGLMVWAALAGVVVPCAVLLVVFRGKLFGRYTPVDVRRPRDPLFFWAASVVLVLLVVALTAGVTVWVAALVAAALLVVVAAFRAPSELRPSRVPWATLVFAAGLFVVVETLHATGLTDPIVQALSGGTDTGSLLLLGGAGGVAANAIDNLPAYLVLEPAAGHEALRYAALLVGVNAGCLITPWASLATLLWHARLSAEGVHLSWGRYMALGCVVAPLTVVAGVLALQL; this is translated from the coding sequence GTGCGCCAGGCCGTCATCGGGGGAGTGCTGCTCGTCGTGGGCGCCGTCTGCGTCGCGCTCGGGCTGCTGCCCCTCTCGGACCTCGGCGCGCTGGCCGACCGGGTCGTCCCGGTGCTCGCGTTCGTGCTCGGGCTGACGATCGTGTCGGAGCTCGCGGCCGACGCCGGGGTCTTCGACCGGCTCGCCGACCTGGCGGCCCGGGTCGGCGGCGGGCGCACGATCGGCCTCTGGGCGGCCGTCGTCGTGCTCGCGGTGGTCTGCACGGTCTTCCTGAGCATCGACACCACGGCGGTGCTCCTCACCCCGATCGTCATCACGCTCGCGCGTCGCGTCGGGCTGCCGCCGATGCCCTTCGCGCTCACGACCGTGTGGCTCGCCAACACGGCGTCGCTCCTGCTGCCGGTGTCGAACCTGACGAACCTGCTCGCCGTCGACGGGATCGGCCTCGACGGCCCGATCCCGTTCGCCGGCCTCATGGTGTGGGCGGCGCTCGCCGGGGTCGTCGTGCCGTGCGCGGTGCTCCTCGTGGTGTTCCGCGGGAAGCTCTTCGGCCGGTACACGCCGGTCGACGTGCGACGGCCGCGCGACCCGCTGTTCTTCTGGGCGGCCTCGGTGGTGCTCGTCCTGCTCGTGGTCGCGCTGACCGCCGGCGTGACGGTCTGGGTCGCGGCGCTCGTCGCGGCGGCGCTGCTCGTCGTCGTCGCCGCGTTCCGCGCGCCGTCCGAGCTCCGGCCGTCCCGCGTCCCCTGGGCGACGCTCGTCTTCGCGGCCGGGCTGTTCGTCGTCGTCGAGACCCTGCACGCCACGGGGCTCACCGACCCGATCGTGCAGGCGCTGTCCGGTGGCACCGACACCGGGTCGCTCCTGCTGCTCGGCGGTGCCGGCGGGGTCGCGGCGAACGCGATCGACAACCTGCCCGCGTACCTGGTGCTCGAGCCGGCCGCCGGCCACGAGGCGCTGCGCTACGCGGCGCTCCTGGTCGGCGTGAACGCGGGGTGCCTCATCACGCCGTGGGCCTCGCTCGCGACGCTGCTGTGGCACGCACGGCTGTCGGCCGAGGGCGTGCACCTGTCGTGGGGACGCTACATGGCGCTGGGGTGCGTGGTCGCGCCGCTCACCGTCGTCGCCGGTGTGCTCGCGCTGCAGCTCTGA